One region of Caldanaerovirga acetigignens genomic DNA includes:
- a CDS encoding complex I subunit 5 family protein codes for MGPIRYWIGGWIPPIGIELYADKLSVFMAALFLSCALLILISFESFKYEIGEERAAYYFMLVSILIGAMLGIIFTRDLFNLYVFVEITTIAACGIISIKNEKKAVKAALKYFILSSIASTSILLGLILIYNISGFLHYDTLKYVLLEYKDVFPKIISGSLVLTISGFSLKSALFPLHVWLPDAHSAAPTPSSALLSGLVIKIYVFVIIRLLNDVFGLMNTYTSILLEVLLALGNIGVFFGAVLAGFQNDIKKRLAYSSVSQMGYVFLGLGFNNQYGFEGALLQILNHALAKSCLFLATGRMIKLIGSRDIKGLEKISNKLPLTALCFSLCAMSLVGIPFTLGFLSKWYLAMAAIESGRTLQLIFIILSALLTFGYYFPVIVKTFTGDKSFKKDLEPEKTDKGNLISILMFTFIVLFLGIFPGFLLQYL; via the coding sequence GTGGGGCCTATTAGGTACTGGATAGGAGGATGGATACCTCCTATAGGCATAGAACTTTATGCTGATAAACTTTCAGTCTTTATGGCTGCTCTTTTTTTGAGCTGCGCCTTATTAATTCTCATTAGCTTTGAGTCGTTTAAGTATGAGATAGGAGAAGAAAGGGCAGCATATTATTTTATGCTAGTTTCAATTTTAATTGGTGCTATGCTGGGTATAATCTTTACAAGAGACCTCTTTAATTTATATGTTTTTGTAGAAATTACAACAATTGCTGCTTGTGGAATTATATCAATAAAAAATGAAAAGAAAGCTGTAAAAGCTGCTCTTAAATATTTTATATTGAGTTCTATAGCATCTACTTCTATATTACTAGGACTGATCTTGATATACAATATCAGTGGTTTTTTACACTATGATACATTAAAATATGTTTTGCTAGAATATAAGGATGTATTTCCGAAGATTATTTCTGGATCTTTAGTACTTACAATATCAGGATTTAGCTTAAAATCAGCTCTCTTTCCTTTGCACGTATGGCTCCCTGATGCCCACTCTGCCGCTCCTACACCATCAAGTGCTTTATTATCCGGATTAGTGATAAAAATTTATGTTTTCGTCATAATACGCCTGCTAAACGATGTCTTTGGTCTAATGAATACATACACTTCAATTTTGTTGGAGGTCCTTCTTGCCTTAGGCAATATTGGTGTATTTTTTGGGGCTGTTTTAGCGGGCTTTCAAAATGATATAAAAAAGAGGCTTGCTTATTCAAGTGTATCCCAAATGGGTTATGTTTTTTTGGGTCTTGGCTTCAACAACCAGTACGGATTTGAAGGAGCATTATTACAGATATTAAACCATGCTCTTGCTAAGAGCTGCTTGTTTTTAGCTACAGGCAGGATGATCAAACTTATTGGCTCTAGAGATATAAAAGGATTAGAAAAAATCAGTAACAAATTGCCGCTTACAGCTCTTTGCTTTTCTTTATGTGCTATGTCTTTGGTTGGAATACCTTTTACTTTGGGATTTTTATCAAAGTGGTACTTGGCCATGGCCGCTATAGAATCAGGAAGAACTTTGCAGTTAATTTTTATAATATTATCTGCCCTTTTGACATTTGGTTATTATTTTCCCGTTATAGTAAAGACTTTTACTGGTGATAAATCATTTAAAAAAGATTTAGAACCAG
- a CDS encoding sodium:proton antiporter encodes MKILYGILNNYYYVAAFALFCIGFYIILASPNLIKKVIGINIMDTSVFLFIVASGYIKGGKVPIMSISTPGPPIYVNPLTTAFVLTGIVIAVSKTAYALTLITKIHDFYGSIDT; translated from the coding sequence GTGAAGATATTATATGGAATTTTAAATAACTACTATTATGTGGCAGCATTTGCCCTATTTTGCATAGGATTTTATATAATACTTGCAAGTCCTAATTTAATAAAAAAGGTTATAGGAATTAATATTATGGATACCTCTGTTTTTCTATTTATAGTAGCTTCTGGTTACATAAAGGGTGGGAAAGTGCCAATTATGTCAATATCAACACCAGGGCCTCCGATTTATGTAAACCCATTGACCACCGCTTTTGTCCTAACAGGAATCGTAATTGCGGTCAGTAAGACAGCATACGCTCTTACGCTCATCACTAAGATTCACGATTTTTACGGCTCGATTGATACTTGA